A region from the Panicum hallii strain FIL2 chromosome 1, PHallii_v3.1, whole genome shotgun sequence genome encodes:
- the LOC112895651 gene encoding uncharacterized protein LOC112895651, translating into MAGARVLPLVTTPTIANIKLHHVLIDGGADLNVISCTTFKQLQIPKSKLDPSRAFSGVGPHPVYPVGTISLPVTFGTEENFRTENVQFDVAEVNLPFNAIIGRLALYRFMAVAHYGYLVLKMPSPAVILTVQVDQTAAVVAVEKLHALATGLIPASRLEKRIPF; encoded by the exons atggcgggggcTAGGGTGCTACCACTTGttaccactcccaccatcgccaacatcaagcTCCACCACGTACTGATCGACGGAGGTGCCGATCTCAACGTCATCAGCTGTACAACATTCAAGCAGCTGCAGATCCCGAAGTCCAAGCTAGACCCATCTCGCgcattctccggagtgggcccacATCCCGtctacccggtggggaccatctccctgccggtcACGTTCGGGACTGAGGAAAACTTCCGCACAGAGAACGTACAGTTCGATGTTGCGGAGGTGAACCTCCCATTCAATGCCATCATTGGCAGGCtggctctgtaccggttcatggccgttgcgcATTATGGGTATctggtcctcaagatgccatCCCCTGCAGTAATCCTCACCGTGCAGGTCGACCAGACCGCTGCTGTAGTGGCAGTTGAGAAGCTACATGCATTGGCAACGGGCCTCATCCCAGCT tcaagactagagaagcgaattcccttctag